The genomic window TATAAATTCACCAGCCCTTGTTGACATAGATATAATCTCCTTTCCCCTCTTTAGGGTTACCAATTGATAGAGGATGATTTTAAGCATATCCGGGTTATATTCCATAAGGGAAAGCCCGGATTTTATTCTTTCAACATAGCCGTGATGGTCTGTTCCCCATAAGTCTATCAAAAGATTATAGCCCCTTTCAAATTTCTCCTTGTGATAGGCAAGGTCAGAGGCAAAATATGTTGGTCTTTCATTTCCCCTTACAAGAACCCTATCCTTACAATCAGAGATGCTTGATGTTTTAAGCCACAGGGCACCATCCTTTACATAAGAATTCTCCTTTAACAATGAAAGGAGATTGTCCACCTTTTTGCTATCGTATAAATTGCTTTCATACTCAAATCTATTAAATTCTACACCAAAATCTGAAAGCTCATTTTGAATTCCAGAAAGGATATTTGAATATGCAAATTCCTTGAAATATTCTAATGGCTTATCTTTTGCATCCTCTTTGATTTCCTTTGCAATCTCCATAAGATAATCACCTTTATAGCCGTTCTCTGGGATAGGTAAATCAAGGTATCTTGCCCTTAATGATTCTCCAAGCAGCTCAATCTGTGTTCCCACATTGTTGACATAATATTCCCTGCTTACAGAAAATCCAGAGAATTCAAGGATTCTTGCAATTGCATCTCCATATGCTGCACCCCTTCCATGACCTATATGCAATGGACCTGTTGGGTTTGCACTAACAAATTCAATTAAAACCCTTTTTCCTTCACCAATTGACAATCTTCCAAAATCCTCATTGATTTTATCAATTTCTTTATATAAAGCAGAATCCTTTATCCATATATTCAAAAACCCTCCAATTACCTCTTTTTTGGAAATATTGAGGCTTTCTATTTTTTCCAAGAGGAGATTTGCAGCTTTTTCTGGTTTAATTTTAAGAGAGCCCGCAAGGATAAAGGAAAAGTTTGTTGTAAGGTCTCCATATTCCTCTTTTGATGAAGGGGCAAGCCTAATCTCTGGAATTTTCTCTTTTATGTTAAATGTTTCTACAGCCTTTTTTATATCCTTCTCTATTTCTTCCTTTATGGTCATTTATTTAAATATTTGTTGGAAGTTCTTTGCTTCCATGAATAATCAGCAAGATATAAATGATATTTTTTCCTATTCTATACACTATTCTATAATTCTGATAAATAAGCTCTCTTATGTTGGGTTTATTATATTCAGGAACAATTCTTCCCATTTTTGGAAATTCCATTAGATTTTCAATGGATTCCAATACCTTCCTTCCAAAATTGCTGGCATAGTAAGAAGAATCTTTTGCAATATATTGAATAATATCTTCAAAGCTTTTTATTCCATCTTCTGTCCAAATGAGCCTTTCTACTTTATCCATTTAGAGATTCTTTTTTTTGCTTCTTTATGGGAGACAATCCTTCCTTCTTCAATTTGTTTTAAGCTATTATCAAGTTTCTGTTTAAAATATATCTTTGCCATAATTTCATCATAATCAATCTCTTCTGGCAATGTCTCTATCATTCTAATAATCTCTTGCTTTATACCTGGCATTTAATCACCTCCTACATTCCAATTAAAATATGGTCATTCCTTTTTTGGCTCTTCTGGCTTGAAATGCCTGACAGGAAATACACCCTTGCTCTTGCATAAAGGGCAGAATTTTTCTTCAATATGAACCCTGTAATCCTCTGGAAAATTATTTATTGTTGAAAGGACAGGATTGGGTGCGGTTTGACCAAGTCCGCAAAGGGAGGATTCTTTTATTAGCTTGGCAAGCCTCTTAAGCTCTAAAATGTCCTCTTGTTTTCCCTTCCCTTTGGTTAGCCGTGTTAAAATATCAAGCATCTTTCTTGTTCCAATCCGACAGGGAACACACTTTCCACAACTTTCATTCTGGACAAATTCCATAAAGAATCTTGCAAGCTCAACCATACAATTTGTCTCGTCCATAACAATCATTCCGCCTGAGCCCATCATCGCACCTTTTAAAATCAGGCTTTCATAATCAACACCGATGTCAAGGTCTTTTGAAGATAAGCATCCTCCCGAAGGTCCTCCAAGCTGAACAGCCTTAAATTCCCTTTCCCCTAAAATCCCTCCACCAATTTCAAAGATAATTTCTTTTAGGGTTGTACCCATTGCAACCTCAACCAGGCCTGTATTTTTAACCTTTCCAGCCAAAGCAAATATCTTTGTTCCCTTTGATGTTTTTGTTCCAATTTTTGCATAATCATCCCCTCCATTTTGGATGATATAAGGGATATTTACGAATGTCTCTACATTATTTATTAGGGTAGGCTTTCCAAAAAGCCCAGATTTTATAGGATATGGAGGACGGGGTCTTGGCATTCCCCTTTTTCCCTCAATAGATGCAATGAGGGCTGTTTCCTCTCCGCAGACAAATGCACCAGCACCCTCTCTTACCTTTATTTTAAAAGAAAATCCAGAACCTAGAATATTTTCACCCAAAAAACCCAATTTTTCTGCATCTTGTATAGCAATTGTGATGTGCTTAAGGGCTAGGGGATATTCTGTTCTAACATAGACAAAGCCCTCTGTAGAACCCGTAGCATAACCTCCTATTATCATCCCTTCCAGGATAAGATGGGGATTTCCCTCCATAAGGGCTCTATCCATAAATGCACCAGGGTCTCCCTCATCAGCATTGCATATAATGTATTTTACAGAAGCATTCTCTTTCTTAAGAAACTCCCATTTCATCCCTGTTGGAAATCCTCCACCACCCCTTCCCCTTAAGCCAGATTTCTTTACCTCTTTTATGATTTCATCT from bacterium includes these protein-coding regions:
- a CDS encoding type II toxin-antitoxin system RelE/ParE family toxin codes for the protein MDKVERLIWTEDGIKSFEDIIQYIAKDSSYYASNFGRKVLESIENLMEFPKMGRIVPEYNKPNIRELIYQNYRIVYRIGKNIIYILLIIHGSKELPTNI
- the argS gene encoding arginine--tRNA ligase, encoding MTIKEEIEKDIKKAVETFNIKEKIPEIRLAPSSKEEYGDLTTNFSFILAGSLKIKPEKAANLLLEKIESLNISKKEVIGGFLNIWIKDSALYKEIDKINEDFGRLSIGEGKRVLIEFVSANPTGPLHIGHGRGAAYGDAIARILEFSGFSVSREYYVNNVGTQIELLGESLRARYLDLPIPENGYKGDYLMEIAKEIKEDAKDKPLEYFKEFAYSNILSGIQNELSDFGVEFNRFEYESNLYDSKKVDNLLSLLKENSYVKDGALWLKTSSISDCKDRVLVRGNERPTYFASDLAYHKEKFERGYNLLIDLWGTDHHGYVERIKSGLSLMEYNPDMLKIILYQLVTLKRGKEIISMSTRAGEFITLKSVIDEVGRDATRFFLLTKKSDTHLEFDLDLAKKESAENPVYYIQYLHARTCSILREAEKKNIRKENPDYSLLTLKEEHRLMTHLCLFPDEVKASAIFLEPHRIANYLIALASIFHNYYHHYRIISDNTELTKARLFLINCSRIVAKNGLYLLGISAPSVM
- a CDS encoding NuoF family protein; its protein translation is MKIRSVNELSEYRERIVKSHNPKKTTISICNGAGCLALGAKTLSELFENDVKKRNLDIEILKTGCPGFCEKGPLVTIFPQGIFYSKVTSDDVSLIIDETIIKGKIIDRLLYEDPNTKEKIKKVSDVPFYKKQTRRLLSLNDKIDPTNISHYIQYNGYSALSLALFIPQDEIIKEVKKSGLRGRGGGGFPTGMKWEFLKKENASVKYIICNADEGDPGAFMDRALMEGNPHLILEGMIIGGYATGSTEGFVYVRTEYPLALKHITIAIQDAEKLGFLGENILGSGFSFKIKVREGAGAFVCGEETALIASIEGKRGMPRPRPPYPIKSGLFGKPTLINNVETFVNIPYIIQNGGDDYAKIGTKTSKGTKIFALAGKVKNTGLVEVAMGTTLKEIIFEIGGGILGEREFKAVQLGGPSGGCLSSKDLDIGVDYESLILKGAMMGSGGMIVMDETNCMVELARFFMEFVQNESCGKCVPCRIGTRKMLDILTRLTKGKGKQEDILELKRLAKLIKESSLCGLGQTAPNPVLSTINNFPEDYRVHIEEKFCPLCKSKGVFPVRHFKPEEPKKE